ATGTCATTGGAACTACAGTTGGGGCATTGCAGCAGAGGTTTAACCATCGATGAGAACACGAAAGCAAGCTTACCTCTCTATTGTCTCTCGTTCTTTTTTCTACGTCCTTTCCTAAATGGCACTACCGGCTGGGTCCTCTCCTGCCAATCGGTGGGGCCATCCAGGTTGGGCACAGGTGCCAGGGCATACCAAGCATCACAACCGGGTGGGGCCAGAGTGGGATCGGTCGCTGTCGGACGATGCAGGTAGAGCGAGAAGTCGGAGGCTAGGTGCTTGCGCTCGAACAAGTCCACCATCCATTCACGGTAACGCGGACCCATCAATATCTCATGGTGCGCCATTTGGTCATACCGGCGATTGGTCCCAAAGTACAAGACAAATAAGGACATCGAATAGCGCAGGTTTTGTACGTGGCGATCGCGATACTTGCGGCGAAACTGAGACGGTACCAAATTCAGGTAGGTCGAGGCCACATCGGCGTTGGTAACGACCGCATCAGATGGAAGCAGCTCCCCGCTCTTGAGCGCAATGCCCGTAGCCCGTTGGGTCTTAGCATCAATCAAAATCTCTGCCACTTCACAATTGAGCTGTAGCTCTCCACCCAGTTCTTGAAACAGCCGCACCAAAGCCTGGACTAAAGCCCCGGTACCACCCATGGCAAACCAAACGCCAAAGGCTTGCTCTAGTTTGTGAATCATGGCATAGACGGACGTACTTTGAAACGGATTACCTCCAATCAGTAGTGGGTGGAAGCTGAAAACCTGCCGCAGCCGCTCATCCTGAATATACTGGTTCACAAACCCTGCGACAGATTTGAAGGACTGCAATTGCAGCATATCCGGGGCAACCTTGAGCATATCCGTGAAGTGGCCAAAGGGTTGAGTCATCAGGGGCAGTCCTTTCTCAAACACCTGAGTGGATGCTTGGTAGAAGCGCTGATAGCCCGCCACATCAGCAGGACTGAACTGGCGGATTTGCTCTAGCAGGAACTCGCGATCGCCGTTGTAGTGGAAGACGGAGCCATCTTCAAAGCGGACATTGTAGAAGGGGTCAAGCGGTACTAAGGTGACGTAATCCTCGATGTTGCGATCGCTCAACTCGAAGAGCTCCTGAATCAAGTAAGGAGCTGTGATGATCGTAGGGCCTGCATCAAAGGTGAATCCATCTTGCTCAAACACAGAGGCACGCCCTCCGGGTTGATCCCGCTTTTCCACAACCGTCACCTGGTGTCCCTGCGCCTGGAGCCGGATGGCTGCCGAGAGACCACCCAACCCACTGCCAATCACCACAATCTTCATGCCACTTGCCCAACATCTGCCAAACTCATTAAATCAGAAGGGGATTTAAGTCCTTCAATCAATGATGCGATCAGACCCTGCTTTAGCTAAATTCATACCCGCGATCGACCCAGTAATGCCAATCTGCAATCGCCTGCTGAGTTTCTGCGTCTGCCTTTGGGGCCTCAAGCTGGATCAATGGAACTGCCAAAGTATCATCATCTTCCCACTCAATCTCTACAAACATTTCCTGCTCGCACTCTTCCTCGGGTGCCATCTTCACGACTGCTACCGTTGCTCCTTCCTGGAGAGGAGAAATACGTCGCTTGGCGGTACAACTGCGGTGAAGGGGAACTGCATTGTGTCCTGTAAATAGTAGTACCAGCCCATTGCCTGCTCTTCGGGACCATAGGCATCCACCACGATTTCCATCGTGATCCGTTCTTCTCGCTCTGCATCTTGTTCTAGGTTTGCCATGCCAAAATCTCTCTGCATTGCTGAATTTCTCTCTCCAGGTTAAAGCTGAATCTGCGATCGCTCGGGTTGGAGAAGAGGACAAAAACCAAACCGCAGCACAGGGTCAGCGGGATACCTTGCAGCTGGAGTTCAGGCGTTTTGAGCGCGATAAACTCACTAATCGCCTGCAATTTATTCATCTCCCGGGTTTCTAGAATCAGCGTGTCTTAAAACGTTAATTGAACATAGACATCAATACTATTGAACGCTGGAGCAAGGCTGACTTTACCAGAAAAGGCATGATCTAAGAAATGGTGAACCGGTTTCTGGGCAGATTTGTGAAACTGAATCCATTGTCCTTCCCCCTCCGGATTGGAATTCTAAGACGTCTCTACTTGAAATCCCAAATGATTCAGTTTCTGCTGAATGGCTTGAGTGCAGCCGTTGAGAGAACCTAGAGCGCGATTTCTACATTCAACTGCAGGATTGACCACCCAAAACTTAAAGCAAGTTTTGCCCTTCACTACTCGGCTATAAAGCATTTCTAACAGCAGCACGATCGCAATACCGGTAAACATGCCAACGATGACAACTTGCTTCGAGAGGGACAGCCCGACCAACGGATTCAACGACAATTGGGATAAGCGATAGGGAATCCAAGGAGACAGTCAATGTCTTGAACGTGCAATCACGAGGCACTACGACGAGAGGCGATCGCTGACTCCAACTTTGGACAACTAGCAGAGAGATACCACTCAACAGGTTGATGCGTTTCCCAACCCAGGAAAAGCTCGAGGGGCGCGATCGCCTAAAATAGAGCCAACTCGCCATAATCGGCAGAACCTCTAGGCCCGTGAAACCGGACGATAGCAGTGTT
The sequence above is drawn from the Trichocoleus desertorum ATA4-8-CV12 genome and encodes:
- the crtI gene encoding phytoene desaturase, translated to MKIVVIGSGLGGLSAAIRLQAQGHQVTVVEKRDQPGGRASVFEQDGFTFDAGPTIITAPYLIQELFELSDRNIEDYVTLVPLDPFYNVRFEDGSVFHYNGDREFLLEQIRQFSPADVAGYQRFYQASTQVFEKGLPLMTQPFGHFTDMLKVAPDMLQLQSFKSVAGFVNQYIQDERLRQVFSFHPLLIGGNPFQSTSVYAMIHKLEQAFGVWFAMGGTGALVQALVRLFQELGGELQLNCEVAEILIDAKTQRATGIALKSGELLPSDAVVTNADVASTYLNLVPSQFRRKYRDRHVQNLRYSMSLFVLYFGTNRRYDQMAHHEILMGPRYREWMVDLFERKHLASDFSLYLHRPTATDPTLAPPGCDAWYALAPVPNLDGPTDWQERTQPVVPFRKGRRKKNERQ